One segment of Niveibacterium microcysteis DNA contains the following:
- the ahpF gene encoding alkyl hydroperoxide reductase subunit F — translation MLEANIKAQLKAYLERLVQPIELVASLDDGAKSRELHGLLEEVATLSDKVTLRVDGSNARRPSFGVSLKGETPRVHFAGIPMGHEFTSLVLALLQVSGYAPKLEEGVISQIKAIEGKFSFETFISLSCHNCPDVVQALNTMAVLNPNFEAVMIDGALFQAEVDARQIMGVPSIYLNGELFGQGRMGVEEILAKVDTGAAVREAEKLNQKGVFDVLVVGGGPAGASAAIYAARKGIRTGVVAERFGGQVMDTMAIENFISVKATDGPKLAAGLEQHVRDYDVDVMNLQRAVGLEPAATPGGLHTVKLASGATLQSRSVILSTGARWREMGVPGEQQYKTKGVAFCPHCDGPLFKGKRVAVIGGGNSGVEAAIDLAGIVAHVTLLEFADTLRADAVLQKKLHSLPNVKVITSAQTTEVTGDGSKVDGLSYKDRVSGAAHHIELEGIFVQIGLLPNTDFLKDVVKLSPRGEIEVDARGETSVPGVFAAGDATTVPYKQIIIAMGEGAKASLGAFDHLIRTSAPA, via the coding sequence ATGCTTGAAGCGAACATCAAGGCCCAGTTGAAGGCTTATCTCGAACGACTCGTGCAGCCGATAGAGCTGGTCGCCTCGCTCGACGACGGTGCCAAGTCGCGCGAGCTGCACGGCCTGCTCGAAGAAGTCGCCACCCTGTCGGACAAAGTCACCCTGCGGGTGGATGGCAGCAACGCGCGCCGCCCCTCGTTTGGCGTCAGCCTCAAGGGCGAAACGCCGCGCGTGCATTTCGCTGGAATCCCGATGGGCCACGAGTTCACTTCGCTGGTGCTCGCATTGCTGCAAGTGAGCGGCTATGCGCCGAAGCTGGAAGAGGGCGTGATCTCGCAGATCAAGGCGATCGAAGGCAAGTTCAGCTTCGAGACCTTCATCTCGCTGTCGTGCCACAACTGCCCGGACGTGGTGCAGGCGCTCAACACGATGGCGGTGCTGAACCCCAACTTTGAAGCGGTGATGATCGATGGCGCGCTGTTCCAGGCCGAGGTCGATGCGCGCCAGATCATGGGCGTGCCCTCGATCTACCTCAACGGCGAGCTTTTCGGCCAGGGCCGCATGGGCGTCGAGGAGATCCTCGCCAAGGTCGATACCGGCGCCGCGGTGCGCGAAGCCGAGAAGCTCAACCAGAAGGGTGTGTTCGATGTGCTGGTGGTGGGCGGTGGCCCGGCCGGCGCATCGGCGGCGATCTACGCTGCCCGCAAGGGCATCCGCACCGGCGTGGTGGCAGAGCGTTTCGGCGGCCAGGTGATGGACACGATGGCGATCGAGAACTTCATCTCGGTCAAAGCCACCGACGGCCCCAAGCTCGCCGCTGGGCTGGAGCAGCATGTGCGCGACTACGACGTCGATGTGATGAACCTGCAGCGTGCCGTCGGGCTGGAGCCGGCCGCCACGCCGGGCGGCCTGCACACGGTGAAGCTCGCCTCCGGCGCCACCTTGCAGAGCCGCAGCGTGATCCTCTCGACTGGTGCGCGCTGGCGTGAGATGGGTGTGCCGGGCGAGCAGCAGTACAAGACCAAGGGCGTGGCCTTCTGCCCGCACTGCGACGGCCCGCTCTTCAAGGGCAAGCGCGTGGCGGTGATCGGCGGCGGCAACTCCGGCGTCGAGGCGGCGATTGACCTCGCAGGCATCGTCGCCCATGTCACCCTGCTCGAATTCGCCGACACCCTGCGTGCCGACGCGGTGCTGCAGAAGAAGCTGCACAGCCTGCCGAACGTGAAGGTCATCACCTCGGCGCAGACCACCGAAGTGACCGGCGACGGCAGCAAGGTCGACGGCCTCTCGTACAAGGACCGCGTCAGCGGCGCAGCGCACCACATCGAACTCGAAGGCATCTTCGTGCAGATCGGCCTGCTGCCGAACACCGACTTCCTCAAGGACGTCGTCAAGCTCTCGCCGCGCGGCGAGATCGAAGTCGACGCCCGCGGCGAGACCTCGGTGCCAGGCGTGTTCGCAGCCGGCGATGCGACGACGGTGCCGTACAAGCAGATCATCATCGCGATGGGTGAGGGGGCCAAGGCAAGTCTGGGGGCTTTCGACCACCTGATCAGGACTTCGGCGCCGGCGTGA
- the ahpC gene encoding alkyl hydroperoxide reductase subunit C, with translation MSASLINTEIKPFKATAFHNGKFVEVSDADTKGKWSVFFFYPADFTFVCPTELGDLADNYAEFQKLGVEIYGVSTDTHFTHKAWHDTSETIGKIKYPLIGDPTHLLSRNFGVLIEEAGLAERGTFVVDPAGKIQIIEVNAGGIGRNAEELLRKVKAAQYVASHPGEVCPAKWKEGEATLAPSLDLVGKI, from the coding sequence ATGAGCGCTTCCCTTATCAACACCGAAATCAAGCCCTTCAAGGCCACCGCCTTCCACAACGGCAAGTTCGTCGAGGTGTCGGATGCCGATACCAAGGGCAAGTGGTCGGTCTTCTTCTTCTACCCGGCCGACTTCACCTTCGTGTGCCCGACCGAACTGGGCGACCTCGCCGACAACTACGCCGAGTTCCAGAAGCTGGGTGTGGAGATCTACGGCGTGTCGACCGACACGCACTTCACGCACAAGGCCTGGCACGACACGTCGGAGACCATCGGCAAGATCAAGTACCCGCTGATCGGTGACCCGACCCACCTGCTGTCGCGCAACTTCGGCGTGCTGATCGAAGAAGCGGGCCTCGCCGAGCGTGGCACCTTCGTGGTCGACCCGGCCGGCAAGATCCAGATCATCGAAGTGAACGCCGGTGGTATCGGCCGCAACGCCGAAGAGCTGCTGCGCAAGGTCAAGGCCGCGCAGTACGTCGCCAGCCACCCGGGTGAAGTGTGCCCGGCGAAGTGGAAGGAAGGCGAAGCCACGCTCGCACCGTCGCTCGACCTCGTCGGCAAAATCTAA
- a CDS encoding substrate-binding periplasmic protein — protein sequence MTRIHRILLLALAFLLPLARPALAGANPESRCARPLHLAYSMLPPLYYQDANGDGRGIEVDLAQELARRTGCVLQPTYESRIRLWAAFDASQVDISMSGVATTERERFAVFLPYLHFRNVLLMRNEAHATPPASANPMNDPETSLALTRGFHYGPSWEPWISQVQSRGLVNLVAEEGDAVRLVAIGRADATIVREIAWPYYAGQYSDRPLRKVDVGASAGAMSVVLSRKTLDPAVHKAFAKALSDMRADGSLRRILQKHLPADLTDRVIESGR from the coding sequence GTGACCCGCATTCATCGGATCCTGCTGCTCGCGCTTGCTTTCCTGCTGCCGTTGGCGAGGCCGGCGCTCGCCGGGGCGAACCCCGAATCACGCTGCGCGAGGCCACTGCATCTGGCGTACTCGATGCTGCCGCCCTTGTACTACCAAGACGCCAATGGCGACGGCCGCGGCATCGAGGTGGATCTGGCGCAGGAGCTGGCGCGCCGCACTGGCTGTGTGCTGCAGCCGACTTATGAATCGCGGATTCGCCTGTGGGCGGCCTTCGATGCATCACAAGTCGATATTTCGATGTCCGGCGTTGCAACCACCGAACGCGAGCGATTCGCGGTGTTCCTGCCCTACCTGCATTTCCGCAACGTGCTGCTGATGCGAAATGAGGCCCATGCGACGCCTCCCGCCAGCGCGAATCCAATGAATGATCCCGAGACCTCGCTCGCCCTGACGCGGGGTTTTCACTACGGCCCATCGTGGGAGCCGTGGATCAGTCAGGTGCAGTCGCGCGGGCTCGTGAACCTCGTGGCGGAGGAAGGTGACGCAGTTCGCCTGGTCGCGATCGGCCGTGCGGATGCGACGATCGTGCGCGAGATCGCCTGGCCCTACTACGCGGGCCAGTACAGCGACCGGCCCTTGCGCAAGGTCGACGTGGGTGCGAGCGCTGGCGCGATGTCGGTGGTGTTGTCGCGCAAGACGCTCGACCCGGCTGTCCACAAGGCCTTTGCCAAGGCCCTGTCCGACATGCGGGCGGATGGCAGCCTGCGGCGCATTTTGCAGAAGCATTTGCCGGCGGATCTGACGGACAGGGTGATTGAGAGCGGGCGTTGA
- a CDS encoding SRPBCC family protein — protein MPNNTPDTRNLDLVFERIVDLPPEAIWRAWTTPALITQWFTPAPWETIASEIDLRPGGRFYTVMRSPEGQSFPHEGCYLAVEPCRRLVWTNALGPEFRPANTSAGGPIITAEITLTPEANGTRYHALARHATEADCQAHAAMGFEEGWGKALDQLVALMKRQQG, from the coding sequence ATGCCCAACAATACCCCTGACACGCGCAATCTCGATCTGGTGTTCGAACGCATCGTCGACCTGCCCCCCGAGGCAATCTGGCGGGCCTGGACCACCCCGGCGCTGATCACCCAATGGTTCACCCCCGCCCCGTGGGAGACCATCGCCAGCGAGATCGATCTGCGGCCCGGTGGGCGCTTCTACACCGTGATGCGCTCGCCCGAGGGCCAGAGCTTCCCGCACGAGGGCTGCTACCTTGCAGTGGAACCCTGCCGCCGACTGGTGTGGACCAACGCGCTCGGGCCCGAATTCCGCCCGGCCAACACCTCGGCCGGAGGCCCGATCATCACGGCCGAAATCACGCTCACGCCTGAGGCTAACGGCACCCGTTACCACGCCCTCGCCCGCCACGCCACCGAGGCCGACTGCCAGGCCCACGCAGCGATGGGCTTTGAGGAAGGCTGGGGCAAGGCGCTTGACCAGCTCGTGGCTCTGATGAAACGCCAGCAGGGCTGA
- a CDS encoding alpha-glucosidase has translation MDQPWWKRCVAYQIYPRSFCDSNGDGVGDLRGITSKLDYLASLGIGMVWLCPVYASPNDDNGYDISDYEAIQPDFGTREDWIALRDGLHARGIRLVMDLVANHSSDEHAWFVESRTTKDSGKRDWYIWRPPAADGGPPNDWQSVFGGPAWEYDAATGEYYLHLFSKKQPDLNWESTAFRTELFAMMRRWVALGIDGFRMDVINLISKPDGLGAGGNEGGMDRALNGPRMRDYLAEMRREVFAGTDLVTIGETPGMPLELAREITDERAPLLDMQFHFEHVDLDHAPGASKWDSTPMRMPALRATLSRWQDGMDPHGWNSLYLGNHDQPRAVSRYGDDGRYRRESATLLMTLLLTLRGTPFIYQGDEIGMANVAFDSIADYRDIETLNAWRWLTDTRGLDAASALAMIRKKSRDNARTPMQWSAAPNAGFSAAAPWIAPNPDYTGHNVAAAEADPDSVLHYTRRLIALRQGTPALRSGRYRLLDAEHPALWLYERTSEMGRCVVALNFSDTTQPLPPALAELPCLLTNHHNPAADTLAAWEARILGPA, from the coding sequence ATGGACCAGCCCTGGTGGAAGCGCTGCGTCGCCTACCAGATCTACCCGCGCAGTTTTTGCGACAGCAACGGCGACGGCGTGGGCGACCTGCGCGGCATCACTTCCAAGCTCGATTACCTCGCCAGCCTCGGTATCGGCATGGTGTGGCTGTGCCCGGTGTACGCCTCGCCGAACGACGACAACGGCTACGACATCTCGGACTACGAGGCGATCCAGCCGGATTTCGGCACGCGGGAGGACTGGATCGCGCTGCGCGACGGGCTGCACGCGCGCGGCATCCGGCTGGTGATGGATCTGGTCGCCAACCACAGTTCGGACGAACACGCATGGTTCGTCGAATCTCGCACGACCAAGGATTCCGGCAAGCGCGACTGGTACATCTGGCGCCCGCCGGCAGCGGACGGCGGCCCGCCCAACGACTGGCAATCGGTCTTCGGCGGCCCGGCCTGGGAATACGACGCAGCCACCGGCGAGTACTACCTGCACCTGTTCTCGAAGAAACAGCCGGATCTCAACTGGGAGAGCACCGCTTTCCGCACCGAACTGTTCGCGATGATGCGGCGCTGGGTGGCGCTGGGCATCGACGGCTTCCGCATGGACGTGATCAACCTGATCTCAAAGCCCGATGGCCTTGGGGCGGGCGGTAACGAGGGCGGCATGGATCGCGCCCTCAACGGCCCACGGATGCGCGACTACCTCGCCGAGATGCGACGTGAAGTCTTCGCCGGCACGGACCTCGTCACCATCGGTGAAACGCCCGGTATGCCACTCGAACTCGCACGCGAGATCACCGACGAACGCGCCCCGCTGCTCGACATGCAGTTCCACTTCGAGCATGTCGATCTCGACCACGCCCCCGGCGCCAGCAAGTGGGACAGCACCCCGATGAGGATGCCCGCGCTGCGCGCCACACTTTCGCGCTGGCAGGACGGGATGGACCCGCACGGCTGGAACAGCCTGTACCTGGGTAACCACGACCAGCCGCGCGCGGTATCGCGCTATGGCGACGACGGCCGCTACCGGCGCGAATCCGCCACGCTGCTGATGACCCTGCTGCTGACGCTGAGGGGAACGCCGTTCATCTACCAGGGCGACGAAATCGGCATGGCCAATGTCGCCTTCGATTCGATCGCCGACTACCGCGACATCGAAACGCTCAACGCCTGGCGCTGGCTGACCGACACACGCGGGCTTGATGCGGCAAGCGCCCTGGCGATGATCCGCAAGAAAAGCCGCGATAACGCGCGCACGCCGATGCAGTGGTCGGCAGCGCCGAACGCCGGCTTCAGTGCCGCAGCGCCCTGGATCGCGCCGAACCCGGACTACACCGGGCACAACGTCGCCGCCGCCGAGGCCGACCCGGATTCGGTGCTGCACTACACCCGCAGGCTGATCGCGCTGCGCCAAGGCACACCGGCGCTGCGTAGCGGCCGCTACCGCCTGCTCGACGCCGAGCACCCCGCGCTTTGGCTCTATGAGCGCACGAGTGAAATGGGGCGCTGCGTCGTCGCGCTGAATTTCTCCGACACCACACAGCCGCTCCCCCCGGCACTTGCGGAGCTGCCCTGCCTGCTGACAAACCACCACAATCCGGCAGCCGACACGCTGGCCGCGTGGGAGGCAAGAATCCTGGGGCCGGCGTGA
- a CDS encoding PilZ domain-containing protein, which yields MNNGHGDRERRTAVRIPLGTEAFIQPAASQHPPRKARCVDLSVDGMTLHTVYVPRPDEIFEVIVRPHDGPLAGPPMHVRAQVKRCHPVNGSAIYEVGVKIVEVLK from the coding sequence ATGAACAACGGACACGGGGATCGCGAACGCCGCACCGCGGTGCGCATCCCGCTCGGCACCGAAGCCTTCATCCAGCCGGCCGCCTCGCAACATCCGCCGCGCAAGGCGCGTTGCGTGGATCTGAGCGTCGACGGCATGACGCTGCATACGGTGTATGTGCCGCGACCCGACGAAATCTTCGAAGTGATCGTGCGCCCGCACGACGGCCCGCTCGCCGGTCCGCCGATGCATGTGCGCGCACAGGTGAAGCGTTGCCACCCGGTGAACGGCTCCGCGATCTACGAAGTCGGCGTGAAGATCGTCGAAGTGCTGAAGTAG
- a CDS encoding ABC transporter ATP-binding protein: protein MSKPMVKVENVGMAFDTKSGRFTALRDIDLAIGEGEFVSLIGHSGCGKSTLLNLIAGLTLPTSGNVICAGREVAGPGPERAVVFQNHSLLPWLTCFENVYLAVERVFGTRERKVKLKLRAEAALEMVHMEHAMHKYPHEISGGMKQRVGIARAFAMEPKVLLMDEPFGALDALTRASLQDELIGVMAKTGATVVMVTHDVDEAVLLSDRVVMMTNGPAATIGEILDVNIPKPRNRLELAHDPQYVSCRAAILEFLYQKQMKKAA from the coding sequence ATGAGCAAACCCATGGTGAAAGTCGAAAACGTCGGCATGGCCTTCGACACCAAGAGCGGGCGCTTCACCGCGCTGCGCGATATCGATCTGGCGATCGGCGAAGGTGAGTTCGTTTCGCTGATCGGCCACTCGGGCTGTGGCAAGAGCACGCTGCTCAACCTGATCGCCGGCCTTACGCTGCCGACCTCGGGCAACGTGATCTGCGCCGGGCGCGAAGTGGCCGGCCCGGGGCCGGAGCGCGCGGTGGTGTTTCAGAACCATTCGCTGCTGCCCTGGCTGACCTGCTTCGAGAACGTCTATCTGGCGGTCGAGCGCGTCTTTGGCACCCGCGAGCGCAAGGTGAAGCTCAAGCTGCGTGCCGAGGCCGCGCTGGAGATGGTGCACATGGAACATGCGATGCATAAGTACCCGCACGAAATCTCCGGCGGCATGAAGCAACGCGTGGGCATCGCACGCGCCTTCGCAATGGAGCCCAAGGTGCTGCTGATGGACGAGCCCTTCGGCGCGCTCGACGCCCTGACACGCGCAAGCCTGCAGGACGAGCTGATCGGGGTGATGGCGAAGACCGGCGCCACGGTGGTGATGGTGACGCACGATGTCGACGAGGCGGTGCTGCTGTCGGATCGCGTGGTGATGATGACCAACGGCCCGGCCGCGACGATCGGCGAGATCCTCGACGTGAACATCCCCAAACCGCGCAACCGGCTCGAACTCGCGCACGATCCGCAGTACGTCAGCTGCCGCGCCGCGATTCTGGAGTTCCTCTACCAGAAGCAGATGAAGAAGGCCGCCTGA
- the ntrB gene encoding nitrate ABC transporter permease, giving the protein MSAVSMTASNLAAEPLAVEPRTHAQAAATSETSAAPQATVKPAPAPRYRAPLGPRVNAVLKKVLPPLFGIGLLLGVWAIVAMKTQGFPGPLQTWAAAVEIFADPFYRNGPNDQGIGWNILSSLQRVGIGFGIAALVGIPMGFLIGRFNFLNSMLDPLISLLRPVSPLAWLPIGLLVFKKADPAATWTIFICSIWPMILNTAQGVQRVPQDYMNVARVLNLSEVKIITKILFPAVLPYMLTGIRLSIGTAWLVIVAAEMLTGGVGIGFWVWDEWNNLKVEHIVIAIFVIGIVGLMLEQALLLIAKRFSYGNN; this is encoded by the coding sequence ATGAGCGCTGTTTCGATGACTGCCTCCAACCTCGCGGCCGAGCCGCTGGCCGTCGAGCCCCGCACGCACGCCCAAGCCGCCGCGACTTCCGAAACCTCCGCCGCGCCACAGGCGACAGTGAAGCCAGCGCCAGCGCCGCGTTACCGCGCACCGCTGGGGCCGCGGGTGAACGCCGTGCTCAAGAAAGTGTTGCCGCCTTTGTTCGGCATCGGCCTGCTGCTGGGCGTATGGGCGATCGTGGCGATGAAGACGCAAGGTTTTCCTGGCCCGCTGCAGACCTGGGCCGCGGCGGTCGAGATATTCGCTGACCCGTTTTATCGCAACGGCCCGAACGACCAGGGCATCGGCTGGAACATCCTGTCGTCGCTGCAGCGGGTTGGCATCGGCTTCGGCATCGCCGCGCTGGTCGGTATCCCGATGGGCTTCCTGATCGGCCGCTTCAACTTCCTCAACAGCATGCTCGATCCGCTGATCTCGCTGCTGCGCCCGGTCAGCCCGCTGGCGTGGCTGCCGATCGGCCTGCTGGTGTTCAAGAAGGCCGACCCGGCGGCGACCTGGACGATCTTCATCTGCTCGATCTGGCCGATGATCCTGAACACCGCGCAGGGGGTGCAGCGCGTACCGCAGGACTACATGAACGTCGCACGGGTGCTGAACCTGTCGGAGGTCAAGATCATCACCAAGATCCTGTTCCCGGCCGTGCTGCCCTACATGCTTACCGGCATCCGGCTTTCGATCGGCACGGCCTGGCTTGTCATCGTTGCAGCCGAGATGCTGACCGGCGGTGTCGGCATCGGCTTCTGGGTATGGGACGAGTGGAACAACCTGAAGGTCGAGCACATCGTGATCGCGATCTTCGTGATCGGCATCGTCGGCCTGATGCTGGAACAGGCGCTGCTGCTGATCGCCAAGCGCTTCTCCTACGGCAACAACTGA
- a CDS encoding CmpA/NrtA family ABC transporter substrate-binding protein — protein sequence MIDRPSDNELSRRGFLRQTLALGGAAAASSVMPFSGAWAAGSDAPEKKEVRIGFIPLTDCASVVMAAVQKFDEKYGIKIIATKEASWASIRDKLVNGELDAAHVLYGLVYGVHMGIGGPKKDMAVLATLNNNGQAITLGNKFRDMGVTDGAALQKAVAAKPGEYTFAQTFPTGTHAMWLYYWLAANGIDPMKDVKVITVPPPQMVANMRVGNMDGFCVGEPWNNRAIMDKIGFTAVTTQDIWTDHPEKVLGTTAEFAQKNPNTARAMTAAILEAGRWIDASLANRRKTAETIAQKSYVNTDMDVILERMLGRYQNGLGKSWDDKNHMKFFNDGAVNFPYLSDGMWFLTQHKRWGLLKGEVDYAAVAKSINRIDIYKQAAAAAGVSLPKSDMRSSKLIDGVVWDGKDAKKYAGSFKIKVA from the coding sequence ATGATCGATCGCCCCTCGGACAATGAACTGAGCCGTCGCGGCTTCCTGCGCCAAACGCTCGCCCTCGGTGGTGCTGCGGCCGCCTCCAGCGTGATGCCGTTCTCTGGCGCCTGGGCCGCGGGCTCGGATGCCCCGGAGAAAAAGGAAGTCCGCATCGGCTTCATTCCGCTGACCGACTGCGCATCGGTCGTGATGGCTGCGGTGCAGAAGTTCGACGAGAAGTACGGCATCAAGATCATCGCCACGAAGGAAGCTTCCTGGGCCTCGATCCGAGACAAGCTCGTGAATGGCGAACTCGACGCCGCGCATGTGTTGTACGGCCTGGTCTACGGCGTGCACATGGGCATCGGTGGCCCGAAGAAGGATATGGCGGTGCTCGCCACGCTGAACAACAACGGTCAGGCGATCACGCTGGGCAACAAGTTCCGCGACATGGGCGTGACCGACGGCGCGGCGCTGCAGAAGGCGGTTGCCGCGAAGCCGGGCGAATACACCTTCGCGCAGACCTTCCCGACCGGTACACACGCGATGTGGCTGTACTACTGGCTGGCCGCAAACGGCATCGACCCGATGAAGGATGTGAAGGTCATCACCGTGCCGCCGCCGCAGATGGTGGCCAACATGCGTGTCGGCAACATGGACGGTTTCTGTGTCGGTGAGCCGTGGAACAACCGCGCGATCATGGACAAGATTGGCTTCACCGCGGTCACCACGCAGGACATCTGGACCGACCACCCCGAGAAGGTGTTGGGCACCACCGCGGAGTTCGCGCAAAAGAACCCGAACACCGCGCGCGCAATGACCGCCGCGATCCTCGAAGCCGGCCGCTGGATCGATGCCTCGCTCGCCAATCGCCGCAAGACGGCCGAGACGATCGCACAGAAGTCCTACGTCAACACCGACATGGACGTGATCCTCGAACGCATGCTGGGCCGCTACCAGAACGGGCTGGGCAAGAGCTGGGACGACAAGAACCACATGAAGTTCTTCAATGACGGCGCGGTGAATTTCCCCTACCTGTCCGATGGCATGTGGTTCCTCACGCAGCACAAGCGCTGGGGTTTGCTCAAGGGCGAGGTGGACTACGCCGCTGTGGCCAAGTCGATCAACCGCATCGATATCTACAAGCAGGCGGCCGCCGCCGCAGGGGTGTCGCTGCCCAAGTCGGATATGCGCAGCAGCAAACTGATCGACGGCGTGGTGTGGGACGGCAAGGACGCGAAGAAGTACGCCGGCAGCTTCAAGATCAAAGTTGCCTGA
- a CDS encoding ANTAR domain-containing response regulator has translation MLRVLIVDESKERALDLCQGVAAAGHLVAAVLADAAELAKRVQEIQPDAVLISTESPSRDTLEHLATLDRDYPRPVIVFSGDDDESIIRRAMRAGVAAYVVDGLVPERVESLMKVAVARFEEFQALRRERDDAERKLSDRIAVDRAKGILMQARGLSEDDAYHALRKLAMERGRRIGEVAQDVIESAKLLIG, from the coding sequence ATGCTGAGAGTCCTGATCGTCGACGAGTCCAAGGAGCGCGCACTGGATCTATGCCAGGGTGTCGCTGCTGCCGGCCACCTTGTGGCGGCAGTGCTGGCCGACGCGGCCGAGCTGGCAAAGCGGGTGCAGGAGATTCAGCCGGATGCGGTATTGATCAGCACCGAATCGCCCAGCCGCGACACTCTCGAACACCTTGCCACGCTCGATCGCGATTACCCGCGACCGGTGATCGTGTTCTCGGGTGACGACGACGAATCCATCATCCGCCGCGCGATGCGCGCGGGTGTTGCGGCCTATGTGGTGGATGGATTGGTGCCGGAGCGCGTCGAGTCGCTGATGAAAGTGGCGGTGGCGCGCTTCGAGGAATTCCAGGCCCTGCGCCGCGAGCGCGACGACGCCGAGCGCAAGCTATCGGACCGTATCGCGGTTGACCGGGCGAAGGGCATCCTGATGCAGGCGCGTGGTTTGTCAGAGGACGACGCCTACCATGCGCTGCGCAAGCTCGCGATGGAGCGCGGGCGGCGCATCGGCGAAGTGGCGCAGGACGTGATCGAGTCCGCCAAGCTGCTGATCGGCTAG